One part of the Pelagicoccus sp. SDUM812003 genome encodes these proteins:
- a CDS encoding HAD-IIB family hydrolase encodes MNTQKIAIFTDLDGTLIDFDDYSSELTRPYVSELVARGNLIVFCSSKTFGEQRVLQRDLDIEMPCIVENGSAIIAPNGFWKPDLPGVTESGGWQRVELGIPSSEVRRRLARVESKFGESLRGFSTLMTEDVASLTGLDLSSARRAQDREYSETLSINLDENVWQSLDSLFEDEGLKCLPGGRFHTVIDLNADKGAAIRRFAELWKMQSDETLISFGLGDSENDQELLENVDWPHLVKRPNGSWAGLSGKRIERVNGVGPKGWVKVAKELIGPNDTVPTL; translated from the coding sequence ATGAATACCCAAAAAATAGCCATATTCACTGACCTCGACGGCACGTTGATCGATTTCGACGACTATTCGAGCGAGCTGACGAGACCCTACGTCAGCGAGCTGGTGGCCCGAGGAAATTTGATCGTGTTCTGCTCATCCAAGACATTCGGAGAGCAGCGCGTGCTGCAACGCGATCTCGACATCGAGATGCCCTGCATCGTGGAGAACGGGAGCGCCATCATCGCTCCAAACGGATTTTGGAAACCGGACCTGCCCGGCGTGACCGAGAGCGGTGGCTGGCAGCGTGTGGAGCTCGGCATCCCGTCTTCTGAAGTGCGCCGTCGCCTGGCCCGCGTCGAATCCAAGTTTGGCGAGTCGCTGCGCGGATTCAGCACATTGATGACCGAGGATGTGGCGTCGCTGACAGGGCTCGACCTATCTTCCGCCCGCCGGGCCCAGGATCGCGAGTACAGTGAAACGCTTTCCATCAATCTCGACGAAAACGTCTGGCAATCCCTGGATTCGCTTTTCGAGGACGAAGGACTCAAGTGCCTGCCGGGCGGACGTTTCCACACCGTCATCGACCTAAACGCCGACAAAGGCGCGGCGATTCGCCGCTTCGCGGAGCTATGGAAGATGCAGTCCGACGAAACCCTGATTTCCTTCGGACTGGGCGACAGCGAAAACGATCAGGAGCTTTTGGAAAACGTGGATTGGCCGCACCTCGTGAAGCGACCCAACGGATCGTGGGCGGGCCTCTCCGGAAAGCGCATCGAGCGGGTGAACGGAGTGGGACCGAAGGGCTGGGTCAAGGTCGCCAAAGAGCTCATCGGACCCAACGATACCGTGCCGACGCTCTAG
- the mpgS gene encoding mannosyl-3-phosphoglycerate synthase, with product MRLEIPRECERVGAVQIYGLQKVYELDGGSEFGSNSVSKDGVIRRIPSEALYERQRKMAIVVPVKNERLKLIEGVLVGIPHPCQIIVVSNSPRGPVDRFQIEKEAITNFCKFTNKKVTVVHQKDAGLAKAIELAGYTELLGDDGLVRSGKAEGMIMGTLIAKWLDNKYIGFVDSDNYFPGAVHEYVQEYAAGFEMFDSDNTFVRISWNSKPKVMENSIFFAKWGRSSVHSNRTLNRLLTHFSGYETEVVKTGNAGEHALTLDLALNIEYASGYAVETHHFMNLLEMWGGILPVERAEELRGKVTICQIESRNPHMHESKGEEHVEDMIDASLSVIYNSPLCPELLKREIAEERAVRLKLEKPEPVPPVKVYSNLSNLNLNVFLEHCDTAFHSGTESLSLV from the coding sequence ATGAGACTTGAAATACCGAGAGAATGCGAACGCGTTGGAGCAGTCCAGATCTACGGCCTACAGAAGGTCTACGAGCTCGATGGTGGCAGTGAATTCGGTTCCAATTCCGTCTCCAAGGATGGCGTGATTCGACGAATCCCATCGGAGGCTCTCTACGAACGGCAACGAAAGATGGCCATCGTGGTGCCGGTCAAGAACGAGCGGCTCAAGCTCATCGAAGGCGTTCTCGTAGGCATCCCGCACCCCTGCCAGATCATCGTAGTTTCCAACAGCCCGCGCGGCCCGGTAGATCGCTTCCAAATCGAAAAGGAAGCGATCACTAATTTCTGCAAGTTCACCAACAAGAAGGTCACGGTGGTGCATCAGAAGGACGCGGGTCTAGCCAAGGCGATCGAGCTCGCCGGCTACACCGAACTGCTGGGCGACGACGGGCTGGTCCGTTCGGGCAAGGCCGAAGGCATGATCATGGGCACGCTGATTGCGAAATGGCTGGACAACAAGTATATTGGCTTCGTCGACAGCGACAACTATTTCCCCGGCGCGGTGCACGAGTACGTGCAGGAATACGCGGCCGGCTTCGAGATGTTCGATTCCGACAACACGTTCGTGCGCATTTCCTGGAACTCCAAGCCGAAGGTCATGGAAAACTCCATCTTCTTCGCCAAGTGGGGGCGCAGTTCGGTGCACTCCAACCGCACGCTCAACCGTCTGCTCACCCACTTCAGCGGCTACGAAACCGAGGTGGTGAAAACCGGCAACGCGGGCGAGCATGCCTTGACTCTGGACCTGGCTCTCAACATCGAATACGCCTCCGGCTACGCGGTGGAAACCCATCACTTCATGAACTTGCTGGAGATGTGGGGCGGCATTCTGCCTGTGGAGCGAGCGGAGGAGCTCAGGGGCAAGGTGACGATTTGCCAGATCGAGAGTCGCAATCCGCACATGCATGAATCGAAGGGAGAGGAGCACGTGGAAGACATGATCGACGCCTCTCTTTCGGTGATCTACAACTCGCCGCTCTGCCCCGAGCTGCTCAAACGCGAGATCGCGGAGGAACGCGCGGTGCGTTTGAAACTGGAAAAGCCGGAGCCGGTGCCGCCGGTGAAAGTCTACAGCAACCTAAGCAATCTGAATTTGAATGTATTCCTAGAGCACTGCGACACGGCGTTCCACAGCGGCACCGAATCGCTCTCGTTGGTCTAG
- a CDS encoding GNAT family N-acetyltransferase produces the protein MDEAVEVREVEYAQERDSIMAIRFSVFVDEQGVPADLEIDEMDPESRHVLAFNADQPVATGRLLPDGHIGRVAVSKTWRQKGVGCKVMQRLIEMAREADLRCVVISAQVSAKGFYERLGFLEKGDIYLEAGIDHIEMELPFS, from the coding sequence ATGGACGAGGCAGTGGAGGTCAGGGAAGTTGAATACGCGCAGGAGCGAGACTCCATCATGGCGATTCGCTTTTCCGTCTTCGTCGACGAGCAAGGCGTACCAGCGGATTTGGAGATCGATGAGATGGATCCGGAGAGCCGACATGTGCTGGCTTTCAACGCCGATCAGCCGGTCGCCACAGGACGACTTCTGCCGGACGGGCACATCGGGCGAGTGGCGGTCAGCAAGACCTGGCGTCAAAAGGGAGTCGGCTGCAAGGTGATGCAGCGCCTCATCGAAATGGCCCGGGAAGCGGACCTGCGCTGCGTGGTCATCTCCGCCCAGGTCTCCGCCAAGGGCTTCTACGAGCGATTAGGCTTTCTTGAGAAAGGCGACATCTACTTGGAGGCCGGCATCGACCACATCGAAATGGAGCTGCCCTTTTCCTGA
- a CDS encoding Maf family protein: protein MGTAKFILASQSPRRKQLLERIGASFDIMPADVEEFEEGHGDPEGMVRHNALLKAAWIADRNADRFVLGSDTTVHIDGRVLVKPEDLPDARRMLKQLGGRTHIVYTGFALVCRSRGVEVVDGARSEVTFKPLDDAIIDRYFELVNPLDKAGAYGIQEGTGLIIDSFRGSHSNIMGLPLDETKALLERHSLL from the coding sequence ATGGGTACGGCTAAGTTCATATTGGCGTCGCAGTCGCCGCGCAGGAAGCAGTTGCTGGAGAGGATCGGAGCGAGTTTCGACATCATGCCGGCGGATGTGGAGGAGTTCGAGGAGGGGCATGGCGATCCGGAAGGCATGGTGCGTCACAACGCTCTTCTCAAGGCCGCTTGGATCGCGGATCGAAACGCGGACCGCTTCGTGCTCGGTTCAGACACCACGGTGCATATCGACGGGCGGGTGCTGGTGAAGCCGGAGGATTTGCCCGACGCGCGCAGGATGCTGAAGCAGCTTGGTGGGCGTACCCATATTGTGTATACCGGATTCGCGTTGGTTTGCCGTTCTCGAGGCGTCGAAGTGGTGGATGGGGCCCGCAGCGAGGTGACGTTCAAGCCTTTGGACGACGCGATCATCGATCGCTATTTCGAGCTGGTGAATCCGCTGGACAAGGCCGGAGCGTATGGGATCCAGGAAGGTACCGGCCTGATCATCGATTCGTTCCGAGGGTCTCACTCCAATATCATGGGGTTGCCATTGGATGAAACAAAGGCCTTGCTAGAGCGTCATAGCTTGCTTTAG